In the Cylindrospermopsis raciborskii Cr2010 genome, AAGCGTTATCCGGAATGATTGGGCGTAAAGGGTCTGCAGGTGGAACTGAAAGTCTGCTGTTAAAGAGTTTGGCTTAACCAAATAAAAGCGGTGGAAACTACAGAACTAGAGTGCGGTAGGGGCAAAAGGAATTCCTGGTGTAGCGGTGAAATGCGTAGATATCAGGAAGAACACCGGTGGCGAAAGCGTTTTGCTAGACCGTAACTGACACTGAGGGACGAAAGCTAGGGGAGCGAATGGGATTAGATACCCCAGTAGTCCTAGCCGTAAACGATGGATACTAGGCGTGGCTTGTATCGACCCGAGCCGTGCCGGAGCTAACGCGTTAAGTATCCCGCCTGGGGAGTACGCACGCAAGTGTGAAACTCAAAGGAATTGACGGGGGCCCGCACAAGCGGTGGAGTATGTGGTTTAATTCGATGCAACGCGAAGAACCTTACCAAGACTTGACATCCTGCGAATCCTGGTGAAAGCTGGGAGTGCCTTAGGGAGCGCAGAGACAGGTGGTGCATGGCTGTCGTCAGCTCGTGTCGTGAGATGTTGGGTTAAGTCCCGCAACGAGCGCAACCCTCGTTTTTAGTTGCCAGCATTAAGTTGGGCACTCTAGAGAGACTGCCGGTGACAAACCGGAGGAAGGTGAGGATGACGTCAAGTCAGCATGCCCCTTACGTCTTGGGCTACACACGTACTACAATGCTACGGACAGAGGGCAGCGAGCCAGGGATGGCAAGCGAATCCAGAAACCGTAGCTCAGTTCAGATCGAAGGCTGCAACTCGCCTTCGTGAAGGAGGAATCGCTAGTAATTGCAGGTCAGCATACTGCAGTGAATTCGTTCCCGGGCCTTGTACACACCGCCCGTCACACCATGGAAGTTGGTCACGCCCGAAGTCATTACCCCAACCGAAAGGAGGGGGATGCCTAAGGTAGGACTGGTGACTGGGGTGAAGTCGTAACAAGGTAGCCGTACCGGAAGGTGTGGCTGGATCACCTCCTTTTAGGGAGACCTACCCATTGAAGAATCGAAAGCCGAAGGCGAATAGAGAATCAAATGGTCTACTCTAGGTCGATGACGTGAGATTGTGAAGTCTTTCAAACTAATATTTGGTTCGCGGGCTATTAGCTCAGGTGGTTAGAGCGCACCCCTGATAAGGGTGAGGTCCCTGGTTCGAGTCCAGGATGGCCCACCTGGGGGTTTAGCTCAGTTGGTAGAGCGCCTGCTTTGCAAGCAGGATGTCAGCGGTTCGAGTCCGCTAACCTCCACATTAGGTATTATCAGCAACTAGGAAAGACCTAGACTGCTGGTGAGAACCAGCCAGAACCTTGAAAACTGCATATAGATAGATAAGAGAGCCGAAATCGAAAGATAGAAGCAAGTGAAGAACCAAGTGGTCAAGCTAATAAGGGCTCATGGTGGATACCTAGGCACACAGAGGCGAAGAAGGACGTGGTTACCTGCGAAAAGTTCCGGGGAGTTGGAAGCAAACAGAGAGCCGGAAATATCCGAATGGGGCAACCCTGAACACTGCCTGTTGAATATATAGACAGGAAAGAGCGAACCTGGCGAATTGAAACATCTTAGTAGCCAGAGGAAAAGAAATCAAAAGAGATTCCCCGAGTAGTGGTGAGCGAAAGGGGAAGAGCCTAAACCAAGGGGTATACCTCTTGGGGTAGTGGGACAGCAACATCGAATCTAGAGACTAGACGAAGCAGCTAAATACTGCACCAGAGGGGGTGAAAGTCCTGTAGTCGAAAGTCAAAGGATAGAAGCTGAATCCCGAGTAGTACGGGGCACGAGAAATCCCGTATGAATCAGCGAGGACCATCTCGTAAGGCTAAATACTACTGTGTGACCGATAGAGAACAAGTACCGCGAGGGAAAGGTGAAAAGAACCCCGGGAGGGGAGTGAAAAAGAACATGAAACCGTGAGCTTACAAGCAGTGGGAGTCCGATTAAACGGATGACCGCGTGCCTGTTGAAGAATGAGCCGGCGACTTATAGGTACTGGTAGGTTAAAGCGGGAATGCTGGAGCCAAAGGGAAACCGAGTCTGAAAAGGGCGCTAATCAGTATTTATAGACCCGAACCCTGGTGATCTAACCATGGCCAGGATGAAGCTTGGGTAAAACCAAGTGGAGGTCCGAACCGACCGATGTTGAAAAATCGGCGGATGAGCGGTGGTTAGGGGTGAAATGCCAATCGAACCAGGAGCTAGCTGGTTCTCCCCGAAATGTGTTGAGGCGCAGCGGTAATGAAAAAATTGGGGGGTAAAGCACTGTTTCGGTGCGGGCTGGGAGACCGGTACCAAATCGAGGCAAACTAAGAATACCCAAGGAGCACATTGCCAGTGAGACGGTGGGGGATAAGCTTCATCGTCAAGAGGGAAACAGCCCAGACCACCAGCTAAGGTCCCCAAATCATCACTAAGTGAAAAAGGAGGTGGGGTTGCAAAGACAACTAGGAGGTTTGCCTAGAAGCAGCCACCCTTGAAAGAGTGCGTAATAGCTCACTAGTCAAGCGATCCTGCGCCGAAAATGAAAGGGGCTAAGTGATGTACCGAAGCTGTGGGATTAGAAATAATCGGTAGGGGAGCGTTCCGTAGTAGTGAGAAGCAGTAGCGGCAAGCAGCTGTGGACGAGACGGAAGTGAGAATGTCGGCTTGAGTAGCGCAAACATTGGTGAGAATCCAATGCCCCGAAACCCTAAGGGTTCCAGAGGCAGGTTCGTCCACTCTGGGTTAGTCGGGACCTAAGGCGAGGTCGAAAGGCGTAGTCGATGGAGACCGGGTCAACAATCCCGGACTACAATATGGGAGCAGAACTAGGGACGCATGAAAGATAGCCACGCCCTGAATGGATTGGGAAGACCGTTACGACGGTCGAGTGGTGAAGGAAAGTGCCAAGAAAAGCTAGGGTTGTGATGAACATATAGTACCCGTACCCGAAACCGACACAGGTAGGGAGGTTGAGAATACCAAGGGGCGCGAGATAACTCTCTCTAAGGAACTCGGCAAAATGGCCCCGTAACTTAGGAAGAAGGGGTGCCTGCCGAAAGGCAGGTCGCAGTGAAGAGATCCAGGCGACTGTTTACCAAAAACACAGGTCTCCGCCAACTCGAAAGAGGACGTATGGGGGCTGACGCCTGCCCAGTGCCGGAAGGTTAAGGAAGTTGGTCAGTGGAAACATGAAGCTGACGACCGAAGCCCCGGTGAACGGCGGCCGTAACTATAACGGTCCTAAGGTAGCGAAATTCCTTGTCGGGTAAGTTCCGACCCGCACGAAAGGCGTAACGATCTGGATGGTGTCTCAGAGAGAGACTCGGCGAAATAGGAATGTCTGTGAAGATACGGACTACCTGCACCTGGACAGAAAGACCCTATGAAGCTTTACTGTAGCCTGGAATTGTGTTCGGGCTTGGCTTGCGCAGGATAGGTGGGAAGCGAAGAACTTCTCCTTGAGGGGGGAAGGGAGCTAACGGTGAGATACCACTCTGGCGAAGCTAGAATTCTAACTAATCACCGTAAGCCGGTGAGAGGAAAGTTTCAGGTGGGCAGTTTGACTGGGGCGGTCGCCTCCTAAAAGGTAACGGAGGCGCGCAAAGGTTCTCTCAGCACGCTTGGAAACCGTGCGACGAGTGTAAAGGCAAAAAGAGAGCTTGACTGCAAGACCAACAAGTCGAGCAGGGACGAAAGTCGGCCTTAGTGATCCGACGGCGCAGCATGGAATGGCCGTCGCTCAACGGATAAAAGTTACTCTAGGGATAACAGGCTGATCTCCCCCAAGAGTCCACATCGACGGGGAGGTTTGGCACCTCGATGTCGGCTCATCGCAACCTGGGGCGGAAGTACGTCCCAAGGGTTGGGCTGTTCGCCCATTAAAGCGGTACGTGAGCTGGGTTCAGAACGTCGTGAGACAGTTCGGTCCATATCCGGTGCAGGCGAAAGAACATTGAGAGGAGTCCTCCTTAGTACGAGAGGACCGGGAGGAACGAACCGCTGGTGTACCAGTTATTCCGCCAGGAGTAGACGCTGGGTAGCCAAGTTCGGAGAGGATAACCGCTGAAAGCATCTAAGTGGGAAGCCCACCTTAAGATGAGTGTTCTCACTACGAGAGTAGGTAAGGTCACGGGGAGAACACCCGTTGATAGGCTTTATGTGGAAGTACAGTAATGTATGTAGCAGAGAAGTCCTAACAGACCGAGGGCTTGACCTCAAAAGGTAATTCATTCTTATCAAAATATATGCAGTCTTCAGGGTTTTGAAGTGGAAACTTTAAAATCGACGAGTTTTCCTGGTGTCTATGGTGCGGTGGAACCACACTGATCCCTTCCCGAACTCAGAGGTGAAACGCTGTTGCGGCGACGATAGTATGGGGGTTGCCCCATGTCAAAATAGCTCGATGCCAGGTTTATTATTACATAACCGCTCATTCCATGTATTATGGGGTGAGCGGTTTGATTTTACTTACAAAACAGCGATCGCCTGTTTTTAAAAACATTTACCGTAGGTTGGGTTGAGGAACGAAACCCAACAAACCCCACTGTTAATTATGGGCGGTTCGGTTTTACTTTCAAAACAGCGATCGCCTATTTTTAAAAACATTTACCGTAGGTTGGGTTGAGGAACGAAACCCAACAAACCCCACTATTAATTATGGTGTACGTGAATTGGTTGTATTATAGGGTGGGCGGTTTGATTTTACCCAAAATTTCTCAACTATCGTATTCATCATGTTTTTTTTCAAGTTAAGAACAGCTACCACAAATATTTTAGTAATTTCCTCAATAATTGCTCCCTTTTCAGCACAAGCGGAGCCAGTAGGCGTAGTACAGGAGGTTCAGAATGGTGCTGGGAACTTGAGTTCTCTTGATAATCAGACCGTGGATCCAGCCATATTGCGCCAGCAATTGAGAGTTAAGCCCATAAGGATAAATACCCAGCGGGTTTATTCCCCAGGTACATCCGCTGGTATTCCCTCAGGGTTTGGCACCAATTGGGGAGATTTGTATTTTGCCATTGCGGGTGCAACTGCAAATAGGGTGAGAAGAGAGATTATTGATGGGGGTGCATCGGTTGCACTAGGTTTTGGCAATGCTAGGGATATTCTCGGTCTGGAGTTAAGTTACAGTCTCCTTAGTATAAGGAAATTTGGCAGAAATGGCTCTTTTAATGCCAAAGTCCACCGAATTGTTTATTCCAATCCTAACACCTATATTGCCACCGCCATTGGTTGGAATAACTTTGCCAGACATGGTGAGAATGACAGGGATGCTGGAATAATCAATGGGCAATTCGTGGGTACTCCCTCGAGTGTTTACGGTGTGGTTAGTGCTTACCACTTTCTCAATCCCAAGTCAGCAAATCCCGTACCAGTAAATATATCTTTGGGAGTGGGCGAAGCTCCGCTTTTTTCCAACTCCGGTCTGGGAATAATTGCAGGAGCTGGTATTCAAGTAACCCCAAATATTGGAGTCAGTACCGGATGGAGCGGGAAAGGATTAAATCTTGGAGTCTCCTATTTACCAGTGCGGACCTTACCTATGTCTCTCAATGTAATTTATGGGGATGTGTTTCAAAACACAGAACCTGGATCTGTATTGAGTTTTAGTCTTGGCTATGGTTTTAACTTTACTGACTAAATTATGGGTAATTTAACATACGTAAAGTATATAACTACTGATGCCATGGTTTTAAACCGGCTATGCTACAATTTACCAATGTACTAACTCTGGAGATTTCCTTTTATGAAACCTGTATTTCTGCTGACGATTCTTTCTAGTTTGGGATTTACTTTTAGCATGTCGATCATGCCCACCCTTGCTGGTTCCGTTCCCGTGGGAGCAGCAAGCGGAGTCACTCTGCCAACCTCTTTAGACACAAGTAATATTTCACCACCAATAATTCCGCCCCCTGAAATTGCAACTCCTACTGCAGAGACTCCCCCTACGCAAACAACGCCTGCAGCACCTATTATCAGCCCAGATACTCAAGTTATATTAAACCAGACTGCTAGCCAGACCTTAGGAGAAATACAAGTAACAGCACCAGTTGTGGCAGATACAGTTATATCTACAACGCCCGTAGTTGTGAGTAGTCCAGTTAATGAGATTACAATTACTACGAATAGTAACTCTACTGTGCCCAGCACTCCCATAACAGTAGTGACACCAGCAGTTCCCAGCACTCCCATAACGGTAGTGACACCAGCAGTTCCCAGCACTCCCATAACGGTAGTGACACCAGCAGTTCCCAGCACTCCTACAACGGTGGCAACACCTCCAACTTCTAGCACTCCCATAACGGTAGTGACACCAGCAGTTCCCAGCACTCCCATAACGGTAGTGACACCAGCAGTTCCCAGCACTCCTACAACGGTGGCAACACCTCCAACTTCTAGCACTCCCGCAACGGTAGTGACACCAGCAGTTCCCAGCACTCCCATAACGGTAGTGACACCAGCAGTTCCCAGCACTCCTACAACGGTGGCAACACCTCCAACTTCTAGCACTCCCGCAACGGTAGTGACACCAGCAGTTCCCAGCACTCCTACAACGGTGGCAACACCTCCAACTTCTAGCACTCCCATAACGGTAGTGACACCAGCAGTTCCCAGCACTCCTACAACGGTGGCAACACCTCCAACTTCTAGCACTCCCGCAACGGTGGTGACACCAGCAGTTCCCAGCACTCCTACAACGGTGGCAACACCTCCAACTTCTAGCACTCCCGCAACGGTGGCAACATCCCCAACTCCTAGCAGTCCCGCAACGGTGGTTACACCCCCAACGCCCAGCAATCCTGCAACCGTGGTTACATCCCCAACGTCCAGCACTCCTGCAACCGTGGTTACGTCCACAAATAATAATAACTCAGCAACAACATCCACAAATAATAATAACTCAGCAACGTCCAGCACTCCTGCAGCCGTGGTTACGTCCACAAATAATAATAACTCAGCAACAACATCTGTAATTCCTAGTATTCCCGTAACGGCAGTGACGATCCCCACAAGTATCAATAACTCAGCAATAGTAGCAACACCATTACAAGCCGGTCGAAGTGTTGCAGATCAAATATCGTTAGGGCAAGGAGTGGAGGTCACTAGCAACACAACCGCAGTACGTATTTTACCCATAAGCCCTACTGCCGATAGTCAAACCTTATCAACCACTGCAACCGTTACAACTGCCAATAGACAAACCCTGAATTTAGTCTTGAAAGGCACATCTAACCAAATTGCTAACGCTGCCGGGTTTATTGCCACAGCCACTTCCGCTGAATTATCTATATCCCAGATACAAACTGGCACTAGCATAGCTCTAACCGGAGCAAACTTTACTCAGGTAGCGGACTTGATCAATAGTTTGTCCGGTTTAATGGTAATTGGCACAAACCAGACCCTTGAGCCAAAATTGGAGAAAGGTCAGCTTCTGAGTTCATTAGCTAGTAATATCGTAAACAGTAGTACACTACCCTCCGATCCTAAGAATAAATCAGAATCAAACTCTAAATTAGTTCAAAGTGTAACTATAGAGCCTGTGCGGTTAAACAGGGCAATACTCATATTTAACCAGATTATTGACACAAGTGATGATGCCACGGTCACTGCGTTATCTAGGAACGTAGAGTTTACAACTATTGGTCAAGTGTTGAAACGTTTAAGTAAGGCTTTTGATAAGGAAAATTAGCTAATTAATCACCAAATATTGCTATACTCTTATTATGGCATACATACTACTCAGAAAAGCGGGCTAGCTGTTCTCCTGGCAAAATCTAGTGCGATCGCCTGAGAAGAATGAGAGAGCCTGCATATTAAATATTGACGTAAAAAGACTACTTTTGTTGCGTTACATCTTGCTAAAAAGCATTATAACTATTACGGTGTCGGAATATTACACTCCCCCCTCTTAACGGGAAATACGACTCAAAAATTACGGTTGACACCAATTCGGAAACGTATTAATTCCCATACATTATTCACAGGTAATGACAAGTTCAATCCATGAGCAAACCGTTTCAAACCCCATTTAGGTTCGGGAAACCGCCCTTCAGGGACTGACTACACAAGTTCAGTATATATATCGGCGTAATTTACGGTTTCAACTAAAAACTGGTTAAATGATGCTCAACTAACTGCTGATTGTCATCAGTTGGTTCAAAAGGTTAAACATACAGCCCTTTATAATCCCATTCATTTGTAGTTATACGGAAGCAGCAGCTAAAATGGCAAAAGTAGTAGGAATTGATTTAGGCACAACTAACTCTTGCGTAGCAGTAATGGAAGGTGGAAAACCTACTGTGATTGCTAATGCTGAGGGTTTTAGAACCACTCCATCTGTGGTAGCATTCGCTAAAAATGGTGATAACCTAGTGGGTCAGATCGCTAAGCGTCAAGCGGTGATGAATCCTGAAAATACTTTTTATTCAGTAAAACGCTTTATCGGTCGCCGTTTTGATGAGGTTACCAATGAAGCTACAGAAGTTTCCTATAAAGTTCTTAGTAGTAGCGGTAATGTTAAATTACAATCTCCCGGTGCTGGTAAACAGTTTGCACCGGAGGAAATTTCTGCTAAAGTCCTGCGTAAATTGGTAGAAGATGCCAGTAAGTATCTGGGTGAAACCGTTACTCAAGCAGTAATTACTGTCCCCGCTTATTTCAACGATTCCCAACGCCAAGCTACCAAGGATGCTGGTAAAATTGCGGGCATTGAGGTACTGCGGATTATCAATGAACCCACAGCAGCTTCTTTGGCTTATGGCTTTGATAAGAAGAGTAATGAAACTATTCTAGTATTTGACCTTGGTGGTGGTACTTTTGATGTATCTGTGCTAGAGGTGGGGGATGGCGTTTTTGAAGTGTTGGCCACCTCTGGTGATACCCACCTGGGCGGTGATGACTTTGATAAGAAAATAGTTGACTTCTTGGCGGAGCAGTTCAAGCAAGTAGAGGGCATTGACCTGCGAAAAGATAAACAAGCTCTACAAAGATTGACTGAAGCAGCTGAAAAGGCTAAAATTGAACTTTCCAGCGTTACTCAGGCGGAAATTAACCTTCCTTTTATTACCGCTACTCAGGATGGTCCAAAGCATTTAGATACTACCTTAACTCGAGCTAAATTTGAAGAGCTTTGCTCCGATTTAATAGACCGCTGTCGCATACCGGTGGAAAATGCGCTGCGCGATGCCAAATTAAATAAGAGCAATATTGATGAAGTGGTTCTAGTGGGTGGTTCTACCCGTATTCCTGCAGTTCAAGAGGTTGTAAAGCGAGTTTTAGGTAAAGACCCTAATCAAAGCGTTAACCCAGATGAGGTGGTAGCTGTAGGTGCTGCGATTCAAGCTGGTGTGCTTGCTGGTGATGTAACGGGTATATTATTATTAGACGTGACTCCCCTGTCTTTGGGTGTGGAAACCCTGGGCGGAGTAATGACTAAGATTATTCCTCGGAACACTACTATTCCTACCAAGAAGTCTGAGGTGTTCTCTACTGCGGTAGATGGTCAAACCAATGTGGAAATTCATGTTCTCCAAGGTGAACGGGAATTTGCTAATGATAACAAGAGTTTAGGAACTTTCCGTTTGGATGGTATTCCTCCTGCACCCCGTGGTGTTCCACAAATTGAAGTGACTTTTGATA is a window encoding:
- the dnaK gene encoding molecular chaperone DnaK, giving the protein MAKVVGIDLGTTNSCVAVMEGGKPTVIANAEGFRTTPSVVAFAKNGDNLVGQIAKRQAVMNPENTFYSVKRFIGRRFDEVTNEATEVSYKVLSSSGNVKLQSPGAGKQFAPEEISAKVLRKLVEDASKYLGETVTQAVITVPAYFNDSQRQATKDAGKIAGIEVLRIINEPTAASLAYGFDKKSNETILVFDLGGGTFDVSVLEVGDGVFEVLATSGDTHLGGDDFDKKIVDFLAEQFKQVEGIDLRKDKQALQRLTEAAEKAKIELSSVTQAEINLPFITATQDGPKHLDTTLTRAKFEELCSDLIDRCRIPVENALRDAKLNKSNIDEVVLVGGSTRIPAVQEVVKRVLGKDPNQSVNPDEVVAVGAAIQAGVLAGDVTGILLLDVTPLSLGVETLGGVMTKIIPRNTTIPTKKSEVFSTAVDGQTNVEIHVLQGEREFANDNKSLGTFRLDGIPPAPRGVPQIEVTFDIDANGILNVTAKDKGTGKEQSISITGASTLDKSDVERMVREAEQNASTDKERREKIERKNQADSLAYQAEKQLQDLGDKVPQADKTKIDGLVKELREAVAKEDDEQIKKLTPELQQALFAVGSNIYQQPGGATPDAEAPNSGTTGSSSGDDVIDADFTETR